GTCGACGTGTCGGCGAGTCGGATCCACAACGCGACGGTGGCCAGCGCCAGGCCCGCCCAGCCGAGCCAGCGCCGCTCGTCGTGGGCGATCGCGTGGGCGAAGACACCGGCGGCGGCCAGCGCGAGCAGGATGCTCAGCCAGGCGAGATCGACTCCTCGCGAACCGGTCGCGACCGGCCCGTCGGGCGTCAGCACGATCTCCGGGCCGAGGCTGACCGAGCCGACGACGATCGTGACCACCGCGGCGACCGCGGCGGCGATCTCGGCCGACGGCAGCACCCGCAGCACGGTGACGACGGTCAGGATCAGGATGATCCCGACCGCGGCGTGAGGCTGCGCGATGCCGGTGAGGTTGGCGAACATCCAGCAGAACGCGGTCAGCGTGATGATCCAGTAGGGCGCGGTGACGGCCTTGACCTGATGCTCCCGGGTGATCCGGTCGACGGCGATCGCTGCCGCGGTGAGCACGCCTGCCACCACCAGCGCGAGCAGGTCGTTGGTGAAGGCGGAGCCCAGCGAGGCCAGGCCGAGCAGCCCGGCGATGGTGAGCCGTGGACCGGACTGGTCGACCTCGTGGCGCAGGATCGTCGCGGTGCACATGACGCCGGCGATCAGCAGCAGGATGGCCAGCCAGTCGGTGTCGATGCTGCTCCCGCCGAAGGCCCCCAGGCCGACGGAGACCAGGGCGCCGGTGGCGGCCGCCGCCTCGGTGGCGGGGCTGCGGCGTACGAGCGCGATGACGCCCATCGCGACGATGACCACCACTGCGGCGTACGGCCGCTCGATGTCGGCCAGGCGGGCAGCCTGCCAGGCGGCGGCGGTCACGGCGAGGATCCAGTAGCTCGCCGCGACGTCTCGGGTCCTGCCTGTCTGGGTGAGATCGGCGGCGATCGCCAGGCCGGCGAGGATGACGCTGACGGCCAGGGCCAGCACGTCGTCGGCGAGCACGGCGGACGTCGCCGCGCCGATCCCGACGACGCCGGCGACGCCCAGTGCGTGCGGCTGGCGATGGTGCAGCCCGATGGCCGCGGCGAGCACCGTGGCGATGGTCAGCAGCACTGCCGCCCAGGTGACGTCGACCGCGCCGATGCCGATCGAGATGGCGGCGCAGGCCGCGGCCGCCCACCAACCCGACGCCCGGAACCGGAAGAGCGTGATCAGGCCGAGGCCGGTGACGATCAGGCACGCGGCCCACTGCCGCTCCATGTCGATCAGCGGCGCCAGCGACCAGACGCCGACGGTGAGGGCCGCCACCGAGTAGCTGGCGGTGGCCTCGCGGTCGACACCGACCAGCCCCCTGGCTGCGTACGCCGCGACCCCGGCCATCGTGAGCGCGACGACGACGGTGAGCAGGTCGCTGGGCAGTGCGGCTCCGAGGGCGAGCAGCCCGAAGATGCCACCGGCGAGGCGCCGGTGCCACCGCTGCGCCCACCACGCGAGACCGACCGCGACGGCGAGCAGCAGCAGCGCCGGGACCAGCAGCGGGGCGCCGTAGCAGGCCGCGGTGATCGCCAGGCCCGAGACGCCGCCGGAGAAGTTGAGCCACGCCAGACTGGTCCGGTAGCTGCGGAAGGCCGGCCGGCTCATCTGGAAGAGCCAGACCGTGCCGAACGCGTTGATCGCGACCAGCACCGGCAGCGCCAGCCATCCGGCCAGCATCGGCTCGGGCCCGGTGACCGGCGCGAGCGCCGAGACCGACCAGGGCTCGTCGGCGAGCCGGAGACCCGCGGAGACGGCGAGCACGATGATGGCGAAGACCAGCATGGCGACGTACGGCGTCAGCGCGGTCGCGGCCCAACGCCAGGGCCGGGGGAGTGCGATGAGCGCACCGGCCGCGACCAGGGTGACCACGACGGCCACCGTCGTCAGCGTCACCGCACCGTCGTCGAGGGCCGGTTGGGTGAAGGTGTAGGCGGCGATCAGCAGCGCTGCCCCGGTCATGGCGACCTTCGCGTTGGCGGGCAGCGGGAACAGCAGGGCGACCACGGCCAGCACGGCCGCCGCGCCGAGCAGCATCGGCAGGGTGCCGTCGCGCAGCAGCTCGGAGCCGGTCAGCGCCGGGTCGAGCAGGCCGCGCACGAGCAGCAGCAGCCAGAAGCCGGCCATGACGACCATCGCGCCGAGCGTCAGCGCCTTCAGGTCGGTCTTGCTCGCCACGATCACCGCGACGAGCGCGACGACGGTCGGGATCAGCGGGAACCAGTTGAGGGTCGAGATGAGCTCGAGACCGAGGAGGGCGGTGAACAGCCCCGCGGCGGCCGCCAGCTGCGGACCGATCACCGTGGTCAGCTTGTCGCCGCGAGCGGCCAGGAGAGACATCGCGATGCCGGCGACGAAGACGGCTGCGCCGACAGCGACCAGGAAGCCGCCGCCCCACTCGGAGTCGCCCAGCCAACCGGCGTACTTCATGCCGGCTATGTCGAGCGCCAACAGTCCGAGGGCAAGGGTCCAGACACCTTCGGTGCCTGCTCTGAGCTGGAGACGCATGAGCACGCCGCCGGCGACGGTGAAGATCACCGTGAAGACGAGCAGCATCGTGGTGCGGCCGCCGACGCCCATCGCCGCCCAGGCGACCGCGAGGAAGATGACGCCCGCGACCAGGAGGAACAGCGCTCCGACGCCGACCAGGATCAGCGGCACCGTGATCGGCGCGCGCCTGGCCTTGGCGCTGGCCTCCGGGAGTGCGGTGGCCGGGTCGGCGATCGCATCCGCGGCCAGCCCGGCGGCCGGCGCCGAGATGGGGGCGTCGAGGGGCGAGGAGACGTGCTCGTGGCCGGGCTGCGGGTCCGTCTGCGGTTCAGGGCCGGCCACCGGCTCGCGGGCGGGCGCCGGCATGGGCTCGGGCTGGATCCGGCGAGGTGCCGGCGGCGGGATCTGGGCGGGCGCAGGCGGCGGTGTCGTCTGTCGCGCCGCTCGCGTCTCCTCCTCCCGGATCGAGCGCAGCCGGGTCATGAGTACGTCGGCTCGCAGCAGGGCGCCGTAGAGCTCTTGAGCCACGGCGTTCTCCAGCGGCAGCCCGCAGTGCGGGCAGGGGCTGGTGCCGGGCTCGAAGGTCTCCCGGCAGTCGGGACAGCGACCAGGATCGGCGTACTTCACGACGAATAATCCTTGCGTAGTTCCGCGCTGAGGTGTGGGGGAAACGCTAACGCGCGGCCGACATCTCGCGATCTGGAGCGTCTCGGTGCCACTGAGAGGTGAGGGGAGGGGCACAAATCACAACCGGCTCCAACCCATAACAGCAGGTCGGAGCCGGTTGTTGCTTGTGGGCAGGGGCGGGGTCGAACCGCCGACCTATCACTTTTCAGGCGATCGCTCGTACCAACTGAGCTACCTGCCCAAGCGAGAGGAAACATTACCGGAAGCGACGGCGACGTTCCGAATCGGGACCCGAACACGAATGCGCGCCCTCGCTTTGGCTGCCTCGGAGACGGGCCTCTAGGATGTGCCGGCAGGCCCCCTTCGTCTAGCGGCCCAGGACCCCGCCCTTTCACGGCGGTAGCGCCGGTTCGAATCCGGTAGGGGGTACAGAGCTCGTTCATGGCTCGATTCTCGTCCCGCTCGCCGGGGTGGGCATCCGCACGGATACTCATCTCCGGCACTCATCTCCAGGGCGTACGTCGCGAAGATCAGCCCAACCCCTCTGGCGTCACGAGGCAGAAGGGGTGCCCGACGGGGTCGGCGTAGACGCGGAAGCCGATGGGCTTGTCGGAACCGTCGAGAAGGGTCGCCCCGAGCCCGAGTACGGCCGACT
The sequence above is drawn from the Nocardioides albertanoniae genome and encodes:
- a CDS encoding SCO7613 C-terminal domain-containing membrane protein, translated to MKYADPGRCPDCRETFEPGTSPCPHCGLPLENAVAQELYGALLRADVLMTRLRSIREEETRAARQTTPPPAPAQIPPPAPRRIQPEPMPAPAREPVAGPEPQTDPQPGHEHVSSPLDAPISAPAAGLAADAIADPATALPEASAKARRAPITVPLILVGVGALFLLVAGVIFLAVAWAAMGVGGRTTMLLVFTVIFTVAGGVLMRLQLRAGTEGVWTLALGLLALDIAGMKYAGWLGDSEWGGGFLVAVGAAVFVAGIAMSLLAARGDKLTTVIGPQLAAAAGLFTALLGLELISTLNWFPLIPTVVALVAVIVASKTDLKALTLGAMVVMAGFWLLLLVRGLLDPALTGSELLRDGTLPMLLGAAAVLAVVALLFPLPANAKVAMTGAALLIAAYTFTQPALDDGAVTLTTVAVVVTLVAAGALIALPRPWRWAATALTPYVAMLVFAIIVLAVSAGLRLADEPWSVSALAPVTGPEPMLAGWLALPVLVAINAFGTVWLFQMSRPAFRSYRTSLAWLNFSGGVSGLAITAACYGAPLLVPALLLLAVAVGLAWWAQRWHRRLAGGIFGLLALGAALPSDLLTVVVALTMAGVAAYAARGLVGVDREATASYSVAALTVGVWSLAPLIDMERQWAACLIVTGLGLITLFRFRASGWWAAAACAAISIGIGAVDVTWAAVLLTIATVLAAAIGLHHRQPHALGVAGVVGIGAATSAVLADDVLALAVSVILAGLAIAADLTQTGRTRDVAASYWILAVTAAAWQAARLADIERPYAAVVVIVAMGVIALVRRSPATEAAAATGALVSVGLGAFGGSSIDTDWLAILLLIAGVMCTATILRHEVDQSGPRLTIAGLLGLASLGSAFTNDLLALVVAGVLTAAAIAVDRITREHQVKAVTAPYWIITLTAFCWMFANLTGIAQPHAAVGIILILTVVTVLRVLPSAEIAAAVAAVVTIVVGSVSLGPEIVLTPDGPVATGSRGVDLAWLSILLALAAAGVFAHAIAHDERRWLGWAGLALATVALWIRLADTSTSTWESYTLPPAIALILYGVFKLRTDYEVTSLPVLGPGVFLALVPSVPAALQDPVSMRTALLGVACLVFIIGGAGLRWAAPLVCGALVATVLALAQMPSAQMLQQWWALGAAGLLLLFLGITWEARLHDLRRATAYVRGLR